A region from the Gossypium hirsutum isolate 1008001.06 chromosome A08, Gossypium_hirsutum_v2.1, whole genome shotgun sequence genome encodes:
- the LOC107951889 gene encoding probable transmembrane GTPase FZO-like, chloroplastic isoform X2, which yields MIPLLSLRSPASPSSALFHFSPSPPFSSRFTKSPFRRFLPPTKPSLSTNSFSSTSQQLGPQGPQNQEAPRTLFPGGYKRPEIKVPNFVLQLDPDDVLADDNALDFIDKAVSKWVGLVVLNGGEGSGGRVYEAARSLKAVVKDRAYLLIAERVDIAAAVGASGVVLSDQGLPAIVARNTMMDSKSDSVFLPLVARTVQSSDSALNASSSEGADFLIYDLGQEEHVNMAMKAVYENVKIPIFVVNNNSQAEVPSYTELTKIFKSGASGVVLSLEDLRLITDDVLSQFFNIVYTTNNKRQDESIDELEMAEINRGSHQKVGVAGFIKVEDREKQLIEKERSVLTEAINVFQKAAPLMEEISLLIDAVAQIDEPFLLAIVGEFNSGKSTVINALLGERYLTEGVIPTTNEITFLRYSELDRKDMQRCERHPDGQLICYLPAPILKEMNIVDTPGTNVILQRQQRLTEEFVPRADLLFFVISADRPLTESEVTFLRYTQQWKKKVVFILNKSDLYRNTQELEEAISFIKENTKKLLNTEDVTLYPVAARLVLEEKLSATSDDGKKYREIVFTESNWKTSSFYKLENFLYSFLDGSTSRGMERMKLKLGTPIAIAERILSACETLNRKDCESAEQDLSSANEIIDSVKEYVIKMENESISWRRRTLSAIDATKSRTLELIESTLQLSNLDVVASFLLKGESSTTLPATSRIQNEILGPAIADTQFLETFGGLGAAGLSASLLTSILPTTLEDLLALGLCSAGGFIAISNFPARRQGIIEKVKKTADALGQELEDAMQKDLQETTQNLEKFVRIIGEPYRDAAQNRLDKLLEVNDELSNVRGTLKMLQVEIQNLHVS from the exons ATGATCCCTCTCCTTTCCCTCCGGTCCCCCGCCTCTCCCTCCTCCGCTCTTTTCCACTTCAGCCCATCTCCTCCTTTCTCCTCTCGCTTTACTAAATCCCCTTTTCGCCGCTTTCTTCCTCCGACGAAACCCTCCCTTTCCACCAATTCTTTCAGCTCTACTTCCCAACAGCTTGGACCCCAAGGCCCTCAAAACCAGGAGGCTCCCAGAACTCTATTCCCTGGTGGCTACAAACGTCCGGAGATCAAGGTCCCTAATTTTGTTCTCCAGTTGGACCCCGACGACGTCTTGGCTGACGACAATGCGCTCGATTTCATTGACAAGGCCGTCTCCAAATGGGTTGGTCTTGTAGTGCTCAATGGTGGTGAAGGAAGTGGCGGCAGGGTTTATGAAGCTGCCCGTTCGTTAAAAGCGGTTGTTAAAGATCGCGCTTATCTTTTGATCGCGGAGCGCGTTGACATTGCCGCCGCTGTCGGTGCTAGTGGCGTGGTCCTCTCTGATCAAG GCCTTCCTGCCATAGTCGCAAGAAACACCATGATGGATTCAAAATCAGATTCTGTCTTTCTCCCTTTGGTAGCTAGGACCGTGCAATCTTCAGATTCTGCTTTAAATGCTTCAAGTTCTGAAGGTGCTGATTTTCTTATATATGATCTGGGTCAAGAAGAGCACGTCAATATGGCAATGAAGGCTGTTTATGAAAATGTGAAGATACCGATCTTTGTTGTTAATAATAATTCACAAGCAGAGGTGCCATCATATACTGAGTTGACCAAGATTTTCAAATCAGGTGCTAGTGGTGTAGTTTTGTCATTGGAAGATTTGAGGTTGATTACCGATGATGTTTTGAGCCAGTTTTTTAACATTGTATATACAACTAATAACAAACGCCAGGATGAGAGCATCGATGAACTAGAAATGGCGGAAATCAATCGTGGCTCTCACCAGAAAGTGGGTGTGGCTGGTTTTATTAAAGTGGAAGATAGAGAAAAACAACTTATCGAGAAGGAGAGATCAGTGTTAACCGAAGCAATAAATGTCTTCCAGAAAGCTGCACCTCTG ATGGAGGAGATTTCACTTCTTATTGATGCTGTTGCTCAGATTGATGAGCCATTTCTACTGGCTATAGTG GGTGAGTTCAATTCTGGTAAATCCACTGTCATTAATGCTCTTCTTGGGGAAAGATACCTCACGGAGGGGGTTATTCCCACGACTAATGAAATCACTTTTTTGCGCTATTCTGAGTTGGACCGGAAGGATATGCAGCGTTGTGAAAGGCACCCAGATGGTCAACTAATATGTTACCTTCCTGCTCCAATTCTTAAAGAA ATGAATATTGTCGATACACCAGGGACCAATGTGATTCTTCAAAGGCAACAGCGCCTGACTGAGGAATTTGTGCCTCGTGCCGATTTGCTCTTTTTTGTTATTTCTGCAGATCGCCCATTAACTGAGAGTGAG gtTACTTTTCTTCGTTATACTCAGCAGTGGAAGAAGAAAGTTGTgtttattttgaataaatctGATCTTTATCGGAATACGCAAGAG CTAGAGGAGGCAATATCATTCATCAAAGAGAATACAAAGAAGTTGCTAAACACAGAAGACGTGACATTATATCCCGTGGCTGCACGATTAGTTCTTGAAGAAAAGCTTTCAGCTACTTCTGATGATGGAAAAAAATATAGAGAAATAGTGTTCACTGAATCAAATTGGAAAACCAGTAGCTTTTACAAGCTTGAAAACTTCTTGTATAGTTTTTTAGATGGATCAACTAGTAGAGGAATGGAGAGAATGAAGCTCAAACTTGGAACACCAATTGCAATTGCTGAGCGAATACTTTCTGCTTGTGAAACTCTTAATAGAAAAGATTGTGAGTCTGCAGAGCAGGACTTGTCTTCTGCAAATGaaattattgatagtgtgaaaGAGTATGTAATAAAGATGGAAAATGAAAGCATCTCTTGGAGAAGACGAACTTTGTCAGCG ATTGATGCTACAAAATCACGTACTCTGGAGCTCATAGAATCTACCTTACAGCTATCGAATCTTGATGTTGTGGCTTCCTTTTTACTCAAGGGGGAATCGTCGACCACACTGCCCGCCACTTCAAGGATTCAAAATGAAATACTTGGTCCTGCCATTGCTGATACACAA TTCTTGGAGACTTTTGGTGGACTTGGAGCAGCTGGTTTGTCAGCTTCACTTCTAACATCTATATTACCTACCACCTTGGAAGATCTTCTTGCTCTCGGCCTGTGTTCTGCTGGCGG GTTTATAGCCATTTCAAATTTCCCAGCCCGTAGACAAGGAATAATAGAAAAGGTGAAAAAGACAGCAGATGCTTTAGGACAAGAGCTTGAAGATGCAATGCAGAAGGATCTTCAAGAAACCACCCAGAATTTGGAAAAGTTTGTAAGAATTATCGGGGAGCCTTATCGAGATGCTGCGCAAAATAGACTGGACAAACTTCTAGAGGTAAATGATGAACTATCAAATGTGAGGGGAACACTTAAAATGCTGCAAGTAGAAATTCAAAATCTTCATGTATCATAA
- the LOC121204994 gene encoding protein FANTASTIC FOUR 2, which translates to MSSSVSQGLQSCLEVRVVEPRFLSLKLAPPKSNSPASIAPTNEEKDAKLIGNQNMEMGGWSFLHFLSNANEYSTQNDNVYVHPLVKHSASILSEKSLEMCTERLGSETGSDVSDISLLSLQTGVYNPSNSKPRESSLKRKTSRINTFPPPLTSITGSNGVQVKSHREGGRLVLQAVTIPPCHTYFHAERSEGRLRLSLFKDVTDGFHSEGGEEEVREDLVEKEDDDEDDEDGENDQALEGEFKEETIMREVKLWKEIVGVLGLKLRQGNWLGQADAKKVGVGTKCCLIGSHCWWGDNLKAKSWKVSLNPRDNNYYDWIP; encoded by the coding sequence ATGTCGTCAAGTGTGAGTCAAGGGTTGCAATCATGCCTGGAGGTAAGGGTGGTGGAACCACGTTTTTTGAGTCTGAAACTGGCTCCACCTAAATCAAATTCCCCTGCCTCCATTGCTCCTACTAACGAGGAAAAAGACGCCAAGCTCATAGGCAATCAAAATATGGAGATGGGGGGCTGGAGTTTCCTCCACTTCCTCTCCAACGCCAATGAATATTCTACCCAAAATGACAATGTATACGTGCATCCTCTGGTAAAGCATTCAGCTTCTATCCTAAGTGAAAAAAGCCTTGAAATGTGCACCGAGAGATTAGGTAGTGAAACTGGAAGTGATGTTAGCGACATTTCCTTGCTTTCATTACAAACCGGGGTTTACAATCCATCGAATTCCAAACCAAGGGAAAGTTCATTGAAACGAAAAACGAGTCGTATCAACACCTTCCCACCTCCATTAACATCCATTACCGGTTCCAATGGCGTCCAAGTCAAGTCTCACCGAGAGGGTGGCCGTTTGGTTCTTCAAGCCGTTACTATCCCTCCTTGCCATACCTACTTCCATGCAGAACGAAGTGAAGGCAGGCTTAGGCTTTCACTTTTCAAGGATGTCACCGATGGTTTCCACAGCGAAGGCGGCGAAGAGGAAGTCCGAGAGGACCTTGTAGaaaaagaagatgatgatgaagatgatgaagatgGTGAAAATGATCAAGCGTTAGAAGGTGAATTCAAAGAAGAAACCATTATGAGGGAGGTGAAGTTATGGAAGGAAATAGTGGGAGTACTGGGGCTGAAATTGAGACAAGGAAATTGGCTAGGCCAAGCCGATGCAAAGAAAGTGGGCGTAGGCACAAAGTGTTGCTTAATTGGCAGCCATTGTTGGTGGGGTGACAACTTGAAAGCTAAAAGTTGGAAGGTTTCTCTCAACCCCAGAGACAATAATTACTATGATTGGATCCCCTAA
- the LOC107951889 gene encoding probable transmembrane GTPase FZO-like, chloroplastic isoform X1: protein MIPLLSLRSPASPSSALFHFSPSPPFSSRFTKSPFRRFLPPTKPSLSTNSFSSTSQQLGPQGPQNQEAPRTLFPGGYKRPEIKVPNFVLQLDPDDVLADDNALDFIDKAVSKWVGLVVLNGGEGSGGRVYEAARSLKAVVKDRAYLLIAERVDIAAAVGASGVVLSDQGLPAIVARNTMMDSKSDSVFLPLVARTVQSSDSALNASSSEGADFLIYDLGQEEHVNMAMKAVYENVKIPIFVVNNNSQAEVPSYTELTKIFKSGASGVVLSLEDLRLITDDVLSQFFNIVYTTNNKRQDESIDELEMAEINRGSHQKVGVAGFIKVEDREKQLIEKERSVLTEAINVFQKAAPLMEEISLLIDAVAQIDEPFLLAIVGEFNSGKSTVINALLGERYLTEGVIPTTNEITFLRYSELDRKDMQRCERHPDGQLICYLPAPILKEMNIVDTPGTNVILQRQQRLTEEFVPRADLLFFVISADRPLTESEVTFLRYTQQWKKKVVFILNKSDLYRNTQELEEAISFIKENTKKLLNTEDVTLYPVAARLVLEEKLSATSDDGKKYREIVFTESNWKTSSFYKLENFLYSFLDGSTSRGMERMKLKLGTPIAIAERILSACETLNRKDCESAEQDLSSANEIIDSVKEYVIKMENESISWRRRTLSAIDATKSRTLELIESTLQLSNLDVVASFLLKGESSTTLPATSRIQNEILGPAIADTQNLLGDYVTWLQSNNAREGRAYKESFEKKWPSITFSDKNYPLETYEMLRKLDELSLRAIANLSANATSKQFEREVREVFLETFGGLGAAGLSASLLTSILPTTLEDLLALGLCSAGGFIAISNFPARRQGIIEKVKKTADALGQELEDAMQKDLQETTQNLEKFVRIIGEPYRDAAQNRLDKLLEVNDELSNVRGTLKMLQVEIQNLHVS, encoded by the exons ATGATCCCTCTCCTTTCCCTCCGGTCCCCCGCCTCTCCCTCCTCCGCTCTTTTCCACTTCAGCCCATCTCCTCCTTTCTCCTCTCGCTTTACTAAATCCCCTTTTCGCCGCTTTCTTCCTCCGACGAAACCCTCCCTTTCCACCAATTCTTTCAGCTCTACTTCCCAACAGCTTGGACCCCAAGGCCCTCAAAACCAGGAGGCTCCCAGAACTCTATTCCCTGGTGGCTACAAACGTCCGGAGATCAAGGTCCCTAATTTTGTTCTCCAGTTGGACCCCGACGACGTCTTGGCTGACGACAATGCGCTCGATTTCATTGACAAGGCCGTCTCCAAATGGGTTGGTCTTGTAGTGCTCAATGGTGGTGAAGGAAGTGGCGGCAGGGTTTATGAAGCTGCCCGTTCGTTAAAAGCGGTTGTTAAAGATCGCGCTTATCTTTTGATCGCGGAGCGCGTTGACATTGCCGCCGCTGTCGGTGCTAGTGGCGTGGTCCTCTCTGATCAAG GCCTTCCTGCCATAGTCGCAAGAAACACCATGATGGATTCAAAATCAGATTCTGTCTTTCTCCCTTTGGTAGCTAGGACCGTGCAATCTTCAGATTCTGCTTTAAATGCTTCAAGTTCTGAAGGTGCTGATTTTCTTATATATGATCTGGGTCAAGAAGAGCACGTCAATATGGCAATGAAGGCTGTTTATGAAAATGTGAAGATACCGATCTTTGTTGTTAATAATAATTCACAAGCAGAGGTGCCATCATATACTGAGTTGACCAAGATTTTCAAATCAGGTGCTAGTGGTGTAGTTTTGTCATTGGAAGATTTGAGGTTGATTACCGATGATGTTTTGAGCCAGTTTTTTAACATTGTATATACAACTAATAACAAACGCCAGGATGAGAGCATCGATGAACTAGAAATGGCGGAAATCAATCGTGGCTCTCACCAGAAAGTGGGTGTGGCTGGTTTTATTAAAGTGGAAGATAGAGAAAAACAACTTATCGAGAAGGAGAGATCAGTGTTAACCGAAGCAATAAATGTCTTCCAGAAAGCTGCACCTCTG ATGGAGGAGATTTCACTTCTTATTGATGCTGTTGCTCAGATTGATGAGCCATTTCTACTGGCTATAGTG GGTGAGTTCAATTCTGGTAAATCCACTGTCATTAATGCTCTTCTTGGGGAAAGATACCTCACGGAGGGGGTTATTCCCACGACTAATGAAATCACTTTTTTGCGCTATTCTGAGTTGGACCGGAAGGATATGCAGCGTTGTGAAAGGCACCCAGATGGTCAACTAATATGTTACCTTCCTGCTCCAATTCTTAAAGAA ATGAATATTGTCGATACACCAGGGACCAATGTGATTCTTCAAAGGCAACAGCGCCTGACTGAGGAATTTGTGCCTCGTGCCGATTTGCTCTTTTTTGTTATTTCTGCAGATCGCCCATTAACTGAGAGTGAG gtTACTTTTCTTCGTTATACTCAGCAGTGGAAGAAGAAAGTTGTgtttattttgaataaatctGATCTTTATCGGAATACGCAAGAG CTAGAGGAGGCAATATCATTCATCAAAGAGAATACAAAGAAGTTGCTAAACACAGAAGACGTGACATTATATCCCGTGGCTGCACGATTAGTTCTTGAAGAAAAGCTTTCAGCTACTTCTGATGATGGAAAAAAATATAGAGAAATAGTGTTCACTGAATCAAATTGGAAAACCAGTAGCTTTTACAAGCTTGAAAACTTCTTGTATAGTTTTTTAGATGGATCAACTAGTAGAGGAATGGAGAGAATGAAGCTCAAACTTGGAACACCAATTGCAATTGCTGAGCGAATACTTTCTGCTTGTGAAACTCTTAATAGAAAAGATTGTGAGTCTGCAGAGCAGGACTTGTCTTCTGCAAATGaaattattgatagtgtgaaaGAGTATGTAATAAAGATGGAAAATGAAAGCATCTCTTGGAGAAGACGAACTTTGTCAGCG ATTGATGCTACAAAATCACGTACTCTGGAGCTCATAGAATCTACCTTACAGCTATCGAATCTTGATGTTGTGGCTTCCTTTTTACTCAAGGGGGAATCGTCGACCACACTGCCCGCCACTTCAAGGATTCAAAATGAAATACTTGGTCCTGCCATTGCTGATACACAA AACTTACTTGGAGATTATGTGACATGGTTACAATCAAATAATGCACGTGAAGGAAGGGCTTATAAGGAATCTTTTGAGAAAAAATGGCCCTCCATTACCTTCTCGGACAAAAATTATCCTCTGGAGACCTATGAAATGCTGAGAAAGTTGGATGAACTCAGCTTGAGAGCGATAGCGAACTTAAGTGCCAATGCTACTTCCAAACAATTTGAACGAGAAGTTCGTGAAGTG TTCTTGGAGACTTTTGGTGGACTTGGAGCAGCTGGTTTGTCAGCTTCACTTCTAACATCTATATTACCTACCACCTTGGAAGATCTTCTTGCTCTCGGCCTGTGTTCTGCTGGCGG GTTTATAGCCATTTCAAATTTCCCAGCCCGTAGACAAGGAATAATAGAAAAGGTGAAAAAGACAGCAGATGCTTTAGGACAAGAGCTTGAAGATGCAATGCAGAAGGATCTTCAAGAAACCACCCAGAATTTGGAAAAGTTTGTAAGAATTATCGGGGAGCCTTATCGAGATGCTGCGCAAAATAGACTGGACAAACTTCTAGAGGTAAATGATGAACTATCAAATGTGAGGGGAACACTTAAAATGCTGCAAGTAGAAATTCAAAATCTTCATGTATCATAA